One window of the Leishmania infantum JPCM5 genome chromosome 28 genome contains the following:
- the LACK2 gene encoding activated protein kinase c receptor (LACK): MNYEGHLKGHRGWVTSLACPQQAGSYIKVVSTSRDGTAISWKANPDRHSVDSDYGLPSHRLEGHTGFVSCVSLAHATDYALTASWDRSIRMWDLRNGQCQRKFLKHTKDVLAVAFSPDDRLIVSAGRDNVIRVWNVAGECMHEFLRDGHEDWVSSICFSPSLEHPIVVSGSWDNTIKVWNVNGGKCERTLKGHSNYVSTVTVSPDGSLCASGGKDGAALLWDLSTGEQLFKINVESPINQIAFSPNRFWMCVATERSLSVYDLESKAVIAELTPDGAKPSECISIAWSADGNTLYSGHKDNLIRVWSISDAE; encoded by the coding sequence ATGAACTACGAGGGTCACCTGAAGGGCCACCGCGGATGGGTCACCTCCCTGGCCTGCCCGCAGCAGGCGGGGTCGTACATCAAGGTGGTGTCGACGTCGCGCGATGGCACGGCCATCTCGTGGAAAGCCAACCCCGACCGCCACAGCGTGGACAGCGACTACGGTCTGCCGAGCCACCGCCTCGAGGGCCACACCGGCTTCGTGTCGTGTGTGTCGCTGGCCCACGCCACCGACTACGCGCTGACCGCGTCCTGGGACCGCTCCATCCGCATGTGGGACCTGCGCAATGGCCAGTGCCAGCGCAAGTTCCTGAAGCACACCAAGGacgtgctcgccgtcgccttctcGCCGGACGACCGCCTGATCGTGTCCGCGGGCCGCGACAACGTGATCCGCGTGTGGAACGTGGCGGGCGAGTGCATGCACGAGTTCCTGCGCGACGGCCACGAGGACTGGGTGAGCAGCATCTGTttctcgccgtcgctggagcATCCGATCGTGGTGTCCGGCAGCTGGGACAACACCATCAAGGTATGGAACGTGAACGGGGGCAAGTGTGAGCGCACGCTCAAGGGCCACAGCAACTACGTGTCCACGGTGACGGTGTCGCCAGACGGGTCGCTGTGCGCGTCCGGCGGCAaggacggcgcggcgctgctgtgggaCCTGAGCACCGGCGAGCAGCTGTTCAAGATCAACGTGGAGTCGCCCATCAACCAGATCGCCTTCTCGCCCAACCGCTTCTGGATGTGCGTCGCGACGGAGAGGTCTCTGTCCGTGTACGACCTGGAGAGCAAGGCTGTGATTGCGGAGCTGACGCCGGACGGCGCGAAGCCGTCCGAGTGCATCTCCATTGCCTGGTCCGCCGACGGCAACACTCTGTACTCCGGTCACAAGGACAACCTGATCCGCGTGTGGTCCATCTCCGACGCCGAGTAA